A stretch of Podospora bellae-mahoneyi strain CBS 112042 chromosome 5, whole genome shotgun sequence DNA encodes these proteins:
- the GBP2_1 gene encoding g-strand binding protein (EggNog:ENOG503NW7K; COG:A) — translation MTGQGASAGGSGQGYNNNGAPHRSFEDRAIHRENVMNNIRESSQQDRRVYVGNLSYDVKWHHLKDFMRQAGEVLYADVLLLPNGMSKVGFHK, via the exons ATGACTGGACAGGGCGCATCCGCTGGAGGATCAGGACAAGGATACAACAATAACGGAGCTCCTCATAGATCGTTCGAAGATCGTGCCATTCACCGCGAAAACGTCATGAATAACATTCGAGAGTCGTCGCAGCAGGACCGCCGCGTCTATGTCGGCAACCTGTCTTACGACGTCAAGTGGCACCACCTCAAGGATTTTATGAGGCAGG CCGGTGAGGTTCTCTATGCCGACGTATTGCTTCTTCCCAATGGAATGTCGAAGGTGGGCTTTCACAAGTGA